In Pseudonocardia sp. EC080619-01, the following proteins share a genomic window:
- a CDS encoding PadR family transcriptional regulator encodes MYRALRGMEKRGFVRSEWHASAVGPARRTYHLTAAGQAHLDGQVRNLEEAHAALQEFLDRYAAVNGIAHEGVTHACSEPPRRRPVASTLRPHSRDIE; translated from the coding sequence ATCTACCGTGCCCTACGCGGGATGGAGAAGCGCGGATTCGTCCGATCCGAGTGGCACGCCTCGGCCGTCGGGCCCGCCCGGCGCACCTACCACTTGACGGCCGCGGGCCAGGCTCACCTGGACGGCCAGGTCCGGAATCTCGAGGAGGCGCACGCGGCACTGCAGGAGTTCCTGGACCGCTACGCCGCGGTGAACGGGATCGCTCACGAGGGGGTGACCCATGCCTGCTCCGAGCCCCCGCGACGGCGACCCGTCGCCTCCACCCTGCGCCCCCACAGCCGCGACATCGAGTGA
- a CDS encoding HypC/HybG/HupF family hydrogenase formation chaperone encodes MLLDDEMALVDTGAGTHEQVSIALVSAAVGDRVLVHVGEAIGRLG; translated from the coding sequence GTGCTGCTCGACGACGAGATGGCGTTGGTCGACACCGGCGCCGGCACTCATGAGCAGGTGAGCATCGCTCTGGTCTCGGCCGCGGTCGGCGACCGGGTGCTGGTGCACGTCGGTGAGGCGATCGGGCGGCTCGGATGA